Part of the uncultured Desulfobacter sp. genome, AATGTGGACTGCAGACTTTCTTCACGGCCCAAAGATCAGAGTGAACAGCCAAAAACGCAAAACCTATCTGCATGCCATTATTGACGATGCCACAAGATATGTGGTTCATGCCGGTTTTTTTACCAGTGAGGGCACCGAGGTAATGATGATGGCACTGATGGCCACCGTTCGAACCCATGGCAAGCCGCGTCGGTTCTATACGGACAACGGGGCCTGTTACGCAAGCAAGCATCTTAAATTTGTTTGTGCCAACCTGGGTATCCATCTGATCCATACGCCGCCGGGCCAACCCAGGGGAAGGGGTAAAGTGGAACGATTCTTCCGGACCGTCCGGGATCAGTTCCTTGAGGGCAAAAATGCCCCGGCCCATACTCTGGACGGGTTGAACAAGGCCTTTTCACAATGGCTGTCGACTTATCATCGGCGTATTCACAGCAGCCTGGGCATGACCCCTTTGCAGAAACGGCTTGGGCATCAAAGTGCCTGCATCCCTCTACCGGAAACGATTGATATCGAGCCTTTATTTAGAATGAAGCGCCGGTGCAAAGTTTACCTGAATAATACCGTCAGGCTTAAAAAGCGGTCCTATGAGGTGGCAGACGCCTTACCCGGCCAGCGCCTCGACATCTGGTTTATGCCATGGAACCTTGACCGAATCTGGTACGGACCGGAAATGAAACCGGCCAAACCAATTGATCCCATCCAAAACGCATATAGAGGGAGGTAATCATGCAAGACACCCATACCATAGAACAGGCGCCCATGGCCGATTTTTTTGGCTGGAAGTACCATCCCTTTGCCGACACCTATGAACAGCGCAAACTCTGGCTACCCAAAGAGGACCTGCGCAAACTCGATACCATAAAACGTTTGCTGCACCATGGCAAAAGCACCGCACTGTGCGGCCCTTCAGGGACCGGAAAAACCACCTTGATTCATGCATTGGTATCGGATCTGGATCGAAATGCATACCTCCCGGTTATGCTGCCCTATGCCGGTCATCCAAGAAACGGACTGACACGCATTCTTGCCCAGACCCTCGGGGGGGATATCAAAAGCCGGGGAATGCCTTTGATTACAAGGGTTCAGCAGCATATTGAATCCTTATCCAACCAGGCCAACTCACGTCATCCGGTGCTGATCGTCGATGATGCCCAGCGCATCGAATCCGACTCCCTCTGGGATCTTTGCTCTCTTCTGGTCCAAACCTCTAAACAGAGAAGCGCAGCCTCCCTTATCCTT contains:
- a CDS encoding DDE-type integrase/transposase/recombinase codes for the protein MPIPDPADLAVWRYGIISSLLHRNEEVETMEEALIRIAGVQYRRPDGQFVSFSPETLRKWFYRYRNGGLPALNDAQRKNTGTHHAVPRAISDRLFQLRQEHPRWTFARLIEQLVQDKVWDMQSPARSTLYRFARTCNLQRDPHLTVHDPARPFQYQFFGQMWTADFLHGPKIRVNSQKRKTYLHAIIDDATRYVVHAGFFTSEGTEVMMMALMATVRTHGKPRRFYTDNGACYASKHLKFVCANLGIHLIHTPPGQPRGRGKVERFFRTVRDQFLEGKNAPAHTLDGLNKAFSQWLSTYHRRIHSSLGMTPLQKRLGHQSACIPLPETIDIEPLFRMKRRCKVYLNNTVRLKKRSYEVADALPGQRLDIWFMPWNLDRIWYGPEMKPAKPIDPIQNAYRGR
- a CDS encoding AAA family ATPase, whose protein sequence is MQDTHTIEQAPMADFFGWKYHPFADTYEQRKLWLPKEDLRKLDTIKRLLHHGKSTALCGPSGTGKTTLIHALVSDLDRNAYLPVMLPYAGHPRNGLTRILAQTLGGDIKSRGMPLITRVQQHIESLSNQANSRHPVLIVDDAQRIESDSLWDLCSLLVQTSKQRSAASLILVGDDSLFRQLRLYAMAPIRSRLTGIMKINAMNEYETQHFIEIRLKNAQAPSDLFTKEAMDLIASSTRGNRRGVMNMATICLEEAYYHNEKNVTAELIYNSEWFNESE